The stretch of DNA tatgaaaatttctggatccgccactgacaataATGTCACAAGTTTTACCTTTTTTGccataatacaaaaatatgtatgtCTGAGTTGTTCAGAGGTCGTATGCATAAGTTGCTTTACATCATTTAAACAAACTATTctttaaacttgaaaaaaaaacccagcttgTTCTGACATTTTTACTATTGTCCAATGATTGGCACTAATATAGCgattaaatattcttttaaaatgaaaaaaaaaatcaaaaaagagcTCTTAGATTCGTCTATGAAGATTATGATAGTTCATAAGAAAAACTGCTGGAAAAGGTAAAATAAccttctttcaaaaaaagaatgAAACTATTGCAACAGAAAAATTTAGAATTATTCACAAAAACTGTCCAATcttcatgatttgattgatattAAAATGAAAGAGTATAATTGTAGATAACAGGAAACAGTTTTCCCGAGAGTCAGTTCCACCAGGTACGTGTTCAGATCTTTCGTCAATATAACCTAACAGGTCCATATACTAAAATATAACGTATTGACTGAGATAAagttgtaaattttattttacatatgtaaataatgtattaGGAAAATTGCTTTCAATgttctttctgtgtatttttaaattgtattttgcaagaattataacatgttattgaaaacatcaataatttttaaCAACTTCATAGCTTGTTGCATTAGATTTCTTGTACTCTTAACTTCTGCATTTagcataaatttctttttatattcagTGATAAACTTGCTAACTTTCTTTTTGTCTGCTGCGGCGCTTCTTCTGTGGTTGTTTTGTGTGACGTCATGACGTCAGAAATCTAAATTTTAGCAAGATTTTCTTATATCGACCaccaatatacatataaatagaaacataTCGTCAATATACGTCAAAATAAAAGCAAGGCTATGAATACGTAAAATAACCTTTAAAAAACATGATAGTAATATCTGTTTTAACTATTGATCATTAATTGTATAAAGTTGTATATTGTTAGCGTCTCATAAGTCAGTATTTATGGCTGGATATTGATtgtgtaaatattataattgttgtatatgttttatggcaatcaatatgtgacactttaataaacaaatgtattattattatttatttaatatccaATTAAATAGTAGAATGCTACACCATAtgcaatatattttgttattcagTACTGTCGATTTGAAAAGTACACTAGAGCTGGTGCAGAATAATGATAAAAACTAGTGCAACGGAAAATATAGAATAATTCTCAAAAATAGCCCAAGTTATCAACAGCATTTAattgatattaaaatttaaagtataattTTAGATAATAACCAACAGCAACATCCCCGACAGTCAGAGCTACAAGGTATGGGTCGTTTCGCTATAATGCTGCACAAATCTGGAATGAGCTGCCTAACCATTGTTGAATGGAAACATCTTTTGACCAATCAAAAAAAATTGGTACACACATGGAATCAAAATAACAGCTCATGCGAGTGCAGTGCATGCATAATGTGcctttataaaaaacaatctGTTAAATTCGTTTAGCTTTTTAAGTTGCATGTATCTGCTGTGCTTGTCATTCTTACTTGTGCTATGTTTCAGATATACTTTATACTATGCTTTCAACTTTTATATGTCATATATGGTATCTTACCATGCACTGTGCACTGTAAGTTCAAAACTGCGTTGTTTATAATGATTTTTGATAATgtgcatatattttgtttaatcagTCAATTTAAAAAGGTCACTAGAGCGtgtgtttatgtagtttataGTGAATACGGACTTTGAATAATACTTTGAATGAGGAAATAACTTTGTTCCGTTACATGGATAAAAGAAATGTTTGTTGGACATccatgagacagcaaccaaacagtTATCTCGAGGCCAGCTTCTTTAAAGGTCTTCGTTAAAACACCAATGTTTAccttatgaatatatatatatcatgttctAAGTAAATCGCTTCGAGTTCAAGAGGTTGAGGAGAAACTGAACAGTCTACCAAAGATCTAACATCCATACCAACCTCCCCCTTTTTATTGTTAACAATAGTTTGAATAAATCTTCATGTCCTTTGGTcacaaaaaagagaaaatagtGGTGACCCTATGCCTGAAGTGGATGAAAAAGTATTTGTTCTACTATGGTTTGCACCGGTCCCATCTGCCTGATTAATACAGATTTACAGTagcaatatgaaaaaaaaattacattaaaaacattaaaagataACCAAAGCCAATAACTGATTTTCTTGTGAAGAAGATGTGAATTTTCTTGAAATAACTAAAGATACGGAGCTACTATTTATACAGGTTACGTAGGTAAAAGCAAACTATTCATATATTCTTTCGAATTTTGACTATTGTCCGGAACTTTGACACTACTGTACTatagtgattatttttttttctcaagaaataaCTATGATTCATCTCATCTATGAAGATAAAGAATGTTCATAccttcttaaaaaataaaaataaaaaactattGCAATGGTAAACTTGGAATAATGATTCACAAAACCAGTTATTTCAATTTACATGATTTGATTgatattaaaattcaaaagtataattttagaTAATAATCAACAGCAATATACCCTGCAGCCAGAACCACAAGGTATGGATTGAGATCGTTTCGCTATACTGCTGCACAAATCTGGAATGAGCTATCTAACCATTGTTGAATGGAAACATCTTTTGATCAATTACTCAATTGTTACAAACATGGGATCCAAAAAACAGCTCCTGCCAGTGCAGTGCATGCATATAGTgcctttacatatttttttatttgactgctaAATTTGTTTAgcttttttatttgcttttatctGCTGTGCTTATCATTCTAACTTGTGTTATGTTTTaagatttactttttttttgcatAGTAAGCTTTAAACTTTTATGTCATCTATGGTATCTTACCATGCACTGTGCACTATATTAAGAATTGCGTGCatttcatgacttttgtatgtgtgtaATCTTTTTATGTAATGGGTTACAAAAGGGCATACACGACAGTGATCTAAACTTTGAACGTACCATTAAGTTCATGTTATGACTAAGGTTTTAGGAACGCCGTTATAACCCATCCTAGTTTTTCTGATCACACAACACAGCaatataattatcttttacaataATGTCACAAGTTTTACCTTTTTTAccataatacaaaaatatgtatgtCTGAGTTGTTCAGAGGTCGTATGCATAAGTTGCTTTATATCATTTAAACATGCTCGtcttgaaacttaaaaaaaatcttatgctGACATTATAACTATGGTCAAATAATTGGCACTACTGTAGCGATAAGAGATTCTTTTTGAAATGGAAGAGAATCAAGAAAGTTCATTTGGAAAAATTGCTTGAAAAGTCCAAATGACCTTTAAAAACACTATTGCAATGGAAAGTGGAGAATAATTTACATATTGATATTATATTAAAAAGTGTCATTTTAGATGATAGGAAACAGCACACCCGAGAGTCAGAACCACCAGGTAGGTGTTCATATCGTTTAGCTATAATACTACACACATCTGGAATGAGCTACCTAATCATTGCCGAATGGAAAAATCTATTGACCAATTAAAAAATTGGAATCCGATCATGCAAGTGTAGTGCATGCACATAGTGATTTTATACttttctttttcactttttttttttatgtttgactgtttttgtttagatttttaaaatttttattataagcTGTTATTATCAtactaataacattaacggtaccaattttcctgcaccatatgcacatttcgacaatacatgtctcttcagtgatgctcgtggccaaaatatttgaaatccaaagcttatataaaagagtAAATGCTATAAGTTGTATTATGTTTTAAGATATACTTTATTTCAATACTGTGCTTTTTACTTTTATATGCCATCCATGGTATCTTACCATGCACTGTATGTTTAAAATTGCGTTTCATGGGATTTTTATGTGTGTATACATTTTGTTATTCAGTCCATTTGTTAAGGTCACTAGAGCTTGTAGTtttgtagtttattgaatatcgactttaaataaaacttagaATGAGTTTTTTGCTGTGTTCCTTGCATGAAAAAAAGTGTTGGTTGGACATGAATGAGGCAGAAACCCAACGTCGAAAACCGTCATCTCGAGATCAGCTCATTTGAAGGTCTTCGTTAAAACAACAATGTATACCAAGCTCTAAGTAAATCAATTCGTCTTCGGGTTGAAAAAAGTTGTGATGAAAAAAACATAACCAAAGACAATAACTGATTTTCTTTTGAAGAACATGTTTAACTTCTTGGAATAACtatatatctaaaaatatatgtaaaaaggCATCAAGAGAATTAGATATTTTAAGTATGCTGACAGCATACTATTCATTCATTCTTTCGAATTTCAACCATTGTCCAATAATTTGGCACTACTGTAGCATAACTAAATcttttaaaatgagaaaaaaaaatgaagaaagagCTCTTCAAgatttaaagattttattgtacACTCTGACAGTTTGCACTGAAGTGGTATAATAACAgaacaaaattgaaataacacATATACAGGTCAATTTGATATAAGCCATCAAACACACCGTCACATACGGTTGTTTGACACGTGATTCATCTATGAAGATAAAAATAGGTATATGATAACTGATAGAAAaggcaaatttatttttttaaaaacagaagaaTAAAAATTATTGCAACAGACACATTTAGAATAATTCACAAAAAAAGTCCAAGTTATTTTCACGCtttaattgataataaaatttaaaaagtgtcATTTTAGATAACAGGAAACAGCACAACAACCGAGAGTCAGAATCACTAGGTAGGTGTTCCTATCTGTTCTCTATAATACTGCACACATCTGGAATAAGCGGCCTAAccattgtataataaaaacatctGAACTTTTTCAGACGTTGAAAGCACAAGTTTCTTTACAACATTCCAAAAAAAAACTTGTCttgaaacttgaaaaaaaacccagctaGCTTATTCTGACATTTATCCGTCTGATGGCATTTCTTTCAGGAGTTacttgaatataaatgaaaagcaattcttttaaaacatttcatcTGATTTTTATGTCACCCGACTATTATAAGAGTCccatcttttaaaatacaaaatagcaatTATTACTTTTTTCAGGCGCTATTGGGGATCCCTGTATAACCAAGCCTTGTGCAAATCGTGGCACGTGTAAATGGACACCAGGCAAAACCCCGGATTTTAAATGTAAATGTGCACTCGGTTATAAAGGAAAGGTGTGCCAGGACTGTAAGTAAATATTTGAATGGTTGAGGTAAACATAATCtccttcgttttttttttcttttttactatACTAGTTCGttgattattataaaaaaaatcatacatagcATATAAGAACATGtggtctgctctatggtcgggttgttgtctttttgacacattgcctattcttattctcaattttaaagttcTGTTGTAATTATGAAATTTTAGGAAAAAGTGGGGCATCGATccattactttaaaaaaaaggggggcacATTAAATTAAGTGGTGGTGAAACGTAGACATATGGTACATATTCCAAAAGACTCttaatcacccctagttttggtggggttcgtgttgtttattctttagttttctatgttgtgtcatgtgtactattgtttttctgtttgtcttttttatttttagccatggcgttgtcagtttgttttggatttatgagtttgactgtccctttggtatctttcgtccctcttttaatcttATAGAGGAAACTTAAAAATAATCTAacattattttaattgtttaacgCCAGCTGTCCCTGAGTGCGAATCCCAGCCATGCAATGATAAAGGCTCCTGTGTTTCAACTCCTAAGGGATTTATATGTCTATGTACAGATGACTTTCATGGAACTTATTGTGAAGAcaagacaatgaaaaacaaaacaggTAATTCAGTGGGAAAACATTTCAACTATACAAGTCAAACTTATTATGTAgtccttttatttataaaatgagaaaaaaatatttgaatataagaGAAACGTGGACAGGGAAAGAAGCTTCTATATGAAGGATTAGGCATGTACATGCATATTCATTAAAGATAATTACTGACTTTTCAGAATTATGTGTATGTTTTATAAGTTGTGAAATACTGGACATTTATTTTCCTTCTCTTGTCTTcaaaaaagttccaaaaagtctACAGGATATCGGGAAAACGTCATTTAGTAGGGACAGAGTACACATTAGAAACCAGAATGCTGGCTAGAACAACAATAAATCACATGGAATCAGATCTACAACTATCTCTAGAAATACAagagaagtatatatatatatattacgaaAACGGAGCTAGAATTATAATATGCACCTATTAATTTTAGCAGCTTATAGAAATTTGCATTTTCAAACTACAAATTGTCAATCTGATAAAACAGTTAATTTCTGTGGATAGTTGTAGGTTTGAGTCCATGTTTAAAATATGACAGCATAGTGTAGCATTTCAACCCTCAGGATAAAACATATTCATCAACGCCGAAATTATGACAACATTTTACTAGGTTCATTAGTAAGTGATCTTCTAAGTCACTAGTCTATGAACTATAAATTACAGATCCTGCATCAAAGCTAACCATACAAAGTAAAATAGGTAAAGCAAGTTTAATTTCACTGGATGTAGCTAAAATTAGAAATCTGAAAAGAAAAGTGAACGCAGCGCTGATCTTTTATGAATTTATGATACCTCAATTTGCATTTTCAatctttaatattgaaaaaaaaaccagatcatATGTTCACGCTTCGCTTACTTACAAGGTTGCAAGGCGTGGATAAAGGGTTTATATTTCATCTATATTGGGACCGTTTGAAATAAAGCTAGAGGTAGAATATtcctatattattattttttagaaTTTCCTTaactttattaatttaattttgaatgtaacgggtcttctgattggctgacgttgttttatgtttatcagctcattgacacaattttgtcatgtgaccgtgacgtcatcaacgttttttcatggtttactttggtttaaaatggaatttagaattaaattataagaactgactaatatttttttgtctatttgaaataacataaaaaatgtggtgcaaactttaaaataacccgctacacgtgttattcagtgtgcaccacatttttatcttatttcttcatagacagaaaaaatattacagtcatatcgtaAATAGATACAATTTTTGGGCAATATCCTTACTGATAAATATAACActattgtctttattttatttcagttcttATTATCACTCCAGAAGAATTTTACGAGGCTGAAATAGGCCTTGGTATCTTCGGTGGACTTGTTGTGGTGATCATTGTTATTCTAGTCATACATTTTATTCGTGTTAACAAAAGAAGGTATAGTATATAACTTAACTTGAGCTATATTCCATTTTCATTTAGATAACTAAAGAAGGTATAGTATATAACTTAACTTGAGCTATATTCCATTTTCATTTAGATAACTATTTATTCATGACTGAAATTTTAGGGCCAGTTTTATAATGGAGGTCTAAATAGGGGATGGCATGTGTCTTTATTTCTTAGGCAATACAaacatttcttgtattttttaatttagttaatttttctatattctttTTGTTTTAGCACCCTGTTTTTATTGAAAGATTTTCTTTTTCTCTGTgcctttatttctttttttgtaaaacctAATCCAAAACCTCTACTCATATATACTAGTACACAAAAGTGAGCAAATGAAAAAGAAactgaaatgtgttttttttttcttttgaatagaTAGCTGCTAGTTATTATCATCTTAAATCCGATTTCTCAAAAATTTATATTGAGAATGTTGCTAGTATAtggctttttcatttttatataccATTATCTTCAAACATATTAGTGAAAGATGGATTTTATTTGTTGAGAGTTGAATCAGCTAAGACATTTTaccatattttaatatttttgtcgaGTTATTTCTGATCAGTTTTATAAGAGAggacaaaagatacaaaatagACAATCAAACTTAcgagtcgaaaataaactgacaacgccatggcaacaAAGAAAGAGACCataacaaacaacagtatacaatacACAGTATAAATAGAAATGTAGACACCGAGCCTCACAGAAATGCTGAATGAAAATAAACTGTGTAATGTTTCCACACACTTTGTGAGGTCGCTGATATTTTCAACAGATatcttaaatatacatgtatgatatgtcAGGATTATTTGCCACTCGACACTAAGCAAACAGATAAAACTACTTCAGTCATTTGAGTGACactatatatatgtctctgattttttCAACACAGCATACATAAAGCGGTATATTTCATTTCAGAGAAGATATGGTAGTTCAGTACAAGCGTCTGTTGTTAGAGGAAGAAACACCTCCACCTTTACCTCCTGGAATGTTAGAAGTCAGTAATTTATTATGCTATGAAGTTTTCTGCTTTGCCTGTCCCAAATGGTCAGAATCACTCACAAAATACGCCTCTAAAGAAGGTTTACAGAAAGGTAATTTACGATTGAAAGTAAAATGTTAGAAATAACTTGGTTAGTCATTCCACTTTTAATAAAAGTTACACAGAGaaatacttgtatattacagcGTTTTAATCTTAATTAGAACAGACAAATTTGTAACTAAATGTGTATAAACTTGTAAAGAAGCTGCATGATGTCGAGATTGAGAAATGCATGTCTGAaacaatggaaacaaaaaaaaatgactagaAAGGCAGAGATTAggtcgtttaaaaaaaataataccggGTATTGAATTTTAATTAGCATCACATTATACAGGAGTTGaaacttgatatattttataGGTACTTGGCACTTAAACCTTTGTCCATGTATCTCTCTGTAGCATATCTGCGTAAATTCATTCATTATCAGTATTTATTTTTTAGCATCCAGTAAAATGGAAGAGGAACCATTGATGAGTAGACAACGTTTCCCAAGCATAAAGAAATCACTGGACAGTGTATGGAGAGGTTCATATGAAGAGCAGAAACCTAAATATCGCACATCGAGAGATAAACCACAATCATTAGTTTATCCAAAACAATATAGTGCAACAAAACCAAAAAGTTTTGCTTCACTGCCAATGCAAATGAGTCACCTAGACCAACAATACTCGTGGCTTCCGAAAAAATACGACCGATCGGCGGTCATCGTACAACAACCAGAAGAAATTGTCAACATTGAACAAGTTCCATCACAAGAAAGTCTTTTGAGCAGACAATCATCCCGTGTATTACCGCGAATACAGTCTCGAATGTCACCAAGGTCACCGGCAAGGTCAAACAAGTCATTCAAAAAAAGGTCTAGTTTGGAAAGACCTTGGTCTTATGATATCGATCCACATCTGATCCAATCGAGGCGGAAAGCACTCCACCATCATTCAGGTCAAGAAACATCGGATGAAATAGCAGATTTGTATGACAGAATTACGGACAGCAGACACGAAATGCGATCGCACCATAACCAACATTTAGAAAATGTACCAAGTGAATATAGACCACAACATTATGACCAAAGTTTAGAACAAATGGAAAGTGAATATCGACGACTTAGCAGAAGACAATCTCCAAACAGAAGAAGTTCATCATCTTCTAACCGCCATTATATGCAAAATCCACCACCGCCACCACCGCACATCTCGCGAGATTCCGGTATTGACCGGAAATATGGATCGTCTTTAATTCGAAGACTTTCATCAAAGTTCGACCAGGGGCAATATATACCGCCTGCTCCTCCGATTCCACCACCTCCGCCATTCTATTCTGATAATTGACGGTATTAGAAGATTATCATTCTTGTCTAAATCAAGTGAATAAAatgtatttcataaataaaaaagtttgtAAACTCAGTAAACTAAATAGTTACAAATGAAATTTAGTGGCAAGGTTCCTGTGTGAAATTAGCTGCCATGCATTTTGTAGCTAGACACAATAACAAATCATAAACGCTTTTTCCAGATAAGTCGATCAGTCTTATACTCACTTATTTTAAAGAAGTTATACGCTGATGAGTACAAATCAAAATACATTGACATATTGCAATTTGATATTGTTCGTGGCAGAATAAGACTTTTCATGAGGTTTTTCCTCGTTCTCATAACATAGTTATGTTGTAAGAAAAACATTATACCACCATATTATCATTTATCTAAAAATAAGGAGGCGTTGGGTATATATCAACGAGAGGAATAGAGCAATACAAAAACACATCTTTTAAGGTGTTCAACAATATATAGGTTCGTAAACAATATTTCaagtttactaaaaaaaaattaaaat from Mytilus galloprovincialis chromosome 2, xbMytGall1.hap1.1, whole genome shotgun sequence encodes:
- the LOC143064105 gene encoding uncharacterized protein LOC143064105 isoform X11, producing MGPWVLKFMIVFSVILLQYVKTDVSSGNGGSLQDTDRIDVNSRHKRSYGRSKFRTGKRRRYDPLGNQQKTRNPLENRLPVEPWYYNTELSGRPLASSNQERRDINKQHYNRESELQDNNQQQYPLQPEPQDNRKQFSRESVPPDNNQQQYTLQPEPQDDRKQHTRESEPPDNRKQHNNRESESLGAIGDPCITKPCANRGTCKWTPGKTPDFKCKCALGYKGKVCQDSVPECESQPCNDKGSCVSTPKGFICLCTDDFHGTYCEDKTMKNKTVLIITPEEFYEAEIGLGIFGGLVVVIIVILVIHFIRVNKRREDMVVQYKRLLLEEETPPPLPPGMLEVSNLLCYEVFCFACPKWSESLTKYASKEGLQKASSKMEEEPLMSRQRFPSIKKSLDSVWRGSYEEQKPKYRTSRDKPQSLVYPKQYSATKPKSFASLPMQMSHLDQQYSWLPKKYDRSAVIVQQPEEIVNIEQVPSQESLLSRQSSRVLPRIQSRMSPRSPARSNKSFKKRSSLERPWSYDIDPHLIQSRRKALHHHSGQETSDEIADLYDRITDSRHEMRSHHNQHLENVPSEYRPQHYDQSLEQMESEYRRLSRRQSPNRRSSSSSNRHYMQNPPPPPPHISRDSGIDRKYGSSLIRRLSSKFDQGQYIPPAPPIPPPPPFYSDN
- the LOC143064105 gene encoding uncharacterized protein LOC143064105 isoform X12 — its product is MGPWVLKFMIVFSVILLQYVKTDVSSGNGGSLQDTDRIDVNSRHKRSYGRSKFRTGKRRRYDPLGNQQKTRNPLENRLPVEPWYYNTELSGRPLASSNQERRDINKQHYNRESELQDNNQQQYPLQPEPQDNRKQFSRESVPPDNNQQQHPRQSELQDDRKQHTRESEPPDNRKQHNNRESESLGAIGDPCITKPCANRGTCKWTPGKTPDFKCKCALGYKGKVCQDSVPECESQPCNDKGSCVSTPKGFICLCTDDFHGTYCEDKTMKNKTVLIITPEEFYEAEIGLGIFGGLVVVIIVILVIHFIRVNKRREDMVVQYKRLLLEEETPPPLPPGMLEVSNLLCYEVFCFACPKWSESLTKYASKEGLQKASSKMEEEPLMSRQRFPSIKKSLDSVWRGSYEEQKPKYRTSRDKPQSLVYPKQYSATKPKSFASLPMQMSHLDQQYSWLPKKYDRSAVIVQQPEEIVNIEQVPSQESLLSRQSSRVLPRIQSRMSPRSPARSNKSFKKRSSLERPWSYDIDPHLIQSRRKALHHHSGQETSDEIADLYDRITDSRHEMRSHHNQHLENVPSEYRPQHYDQSLEQMESEYRRLSRRQSPNRRSSSSSNRHYMQNPPPPPPHISRDSGIDRKYGSSLIRRLSSKFDQGQYIPPAPPIPPPPPFYSDN
- the LOC143064105 gene encoding uncharacterized protein LOC143064105 isoform X8; its protein translation is MGPWVLKFMIVFSVILLQYVKTDVSSGNGGSLQDTDRIDVNSRHKRSYGRSKFRTGKNRLPVEPWYYNTELSGRPLASSNQERRDINKQHYNRESELQDNNQQQYPLQPEPQENNQQQYPQQPEPQDNRKQFSRESVPPDNNQQQHPRQSELQDNNQQQYTLQPEPQDDRKQHTRESEPPDNRKQHNNRESESLGAIGDPCITKPCANRGTCKWTPGKTPDFKCKCALGYKGKVCQDSVPECESQPCNDKGSCVSTPKGFICLCTDDFHGTYCEDKTMKNKTVLIITPEEFYEAEIGLGIFGGLVVVIIVILVIHFIRVNKRREDMVVQYKRLLLEEETPPPLPPGMLEVSNLLCYEVFCFACPKWSESLTKYASKEGLQKASSKMEEEPLMSRQRFPSIKKSLDSVWRGSYEEQKPKYRTSRDKPQSLVYPKQYSATKPKSFASLPMQMSHLDQQYSWLPKKYDRSAVIVQQPEEIVNIEQVPSQESLLSRQSSRVLPRIQSRMSPRSPARSNKSFKKRSSLERPWSYDIDPHLIQSRRKALHHHSGQETSDEIADLYDRITDSRHEMRSHHNQHLENVPSEYRPQHYDQSLEQMESEYRRLSRRQSPNRRSSSSSNRHYMQNPPPPPPHISRDSGIDRKYGSSLIRRLSSKFDQGQYIPPAPPIPPPPPFYSDN
- the LOC143064105 gene encoding uncharacterized protein LOC143064105 isoform X5, which translates into the protein MGPWVLKFMIVFSVILLQYVKTDVSSGNGGSLQDTDRIDVNSRHKRSYGRSKFRTGKRRRYDPLGNQQKTRNPLENRLPVEPWYYNTELSGRPLASSNQERRDINKQHYNRESELQDNNQQQYPLQPEPQENNQQQYPQQPEPQDNRKQFSRESVPPDNNQQQHPRQSELQDDRKQHTRESEPPDNRKQHNNRESESLGAIGDPCITKPCANRGTCKWTPGKTPDFKCKCALGYKGKVCQDSVPECESQPCNDKGSCVSTPKGFICLCTDDFHGTYCEDKTMKNKTVLIITPEEFYEAEIGLGIFGGLVVVIIVILVIHFIRVNKRREDMVVQYKRLLLEEETPPPLPPGMLEVSNLLCYEVFCFACPKWSESLTKYASKEGLQKASSKMEEEPLMSRQRFPSIKKSLDSVWRGSYEEQKPKYRTSRDKPQSLVYPKQYSATKPKSFASLPMQMSHLDQQYSWLPKKYDRSAVIVQQPEEIVNIEQVPSQESLLSRQSSRVLPRIQSRMSPRSPARSNKSFKKRSSLERPWSYDIDPHLIQSRRKALHHHSGQETSDEIADLYDRITDSRHEMRSHHNQHLENVPSEYRPQHYDQSLEQMESEYRRLSRRQSPNRRSSSSSNRHYMQNPPPPPPHISRDSGIDRKYGSSLIRRLSSKFDQGQYIPPAPPIPPPPPFYSDN
- the LOC143064105 gene encoding uncharacterized protein LOC143064105 isoform X9, translated to MGPWVLKFMIVFSVILLQYVKTDVSSGNGGSLQDTDRIDVNSRHKRSYGRSKFRTGKRRRYDPLGNQQKTRNPLENRLPVEPWYYNTELSGRPLASSNQERRDNNQQQYPLQPEPQDNRKQFSRESVPPDNNQQQHPRQSELQDNNQQQYTLQPEPQDDRKQHTRESEPPDNRKQHNNRESESLGAIGDPCITKPCANRGTCKWTPGKTPDFKCKCALGYKGKVCQDSVPECESQPCNDKGSCVSTPKGFICLCTDDFHGTYCEDKTMKNKTVLIITPEEFYEAEIGLGIFGGLVVVIIVILVIHFIRVNKRREDMVVQYKRLLLEEETPPPLPPGMLEVSNLLCYEVFCFACPKWSESLTKYASKEGLQKASSKMEEEPLMSRQRFPSIKKSLDSVWRGSYEEQKPKYRTSRDKPQSLVYPKQYSATKPKSFASLPMQMSHLDQQYSWLPKKYDRSAVIVQQPEEIVNIEQVPSQESLLSRQSSRVLPRIQSRMSPRSPARSNKSFKKRSSLERPWSYDIDPHLIQSRRKALHHHSGQETSDEIADLYDRITDSRHEMRSHHNQHLENVPSEYRPQHYDQSLEQMESEYRRLSRRQSPNRRSSSSSNRHYMQNPPPPPPHISRDSGIDRKYGSSLIRRLSSKFDQGQYIPPAPPIPPPPPFYSDN
- the LOC143064105 gene encoding uncharacterized protein LOC143064105 isoform X2, which encodes MGPWVLKFMIVFSVILLQYVKTDVSSGNGGSLQDTDRIDVNSRHKRSYGRSKFRTGKRRRYDPLGNQQKTRNPLENRLPVEPWYYNTELSGRPLASSNQERRDINKQHYNRESELQDNNQQQYPLQPEPQENNQQQYPQQPEPQDNRKQFSRESVPPDNNQQQHPRQSELQDNNQQQYTLQPEPQDNRKQHNNRESESLGAIGDPCITKPCANRGTCKWTPGKTPDFKCKCALGYKGKVCQDSVPECESQPCNDKGSCVSTPKGFICLCTDDFHGTYCEDKTMKNKTVLIITPEEFYEAEIGLGIFGGLVVVIIVILVIHFIRVNKRREDMVVQYKRLLLEEETPPPLPPGMLEVSNLLCYEVFCFACPKWSESLTKYASKEGLQKASSKMEEEPLMSRQRFPSIKKSLDSVWRGSYEEQKPKYRTSRDKPQSLVYPKQYSATKPKSFASLPMQMSHLDQQYSWLPKKYDRSAVIVQQPEEIVNIEQVPSQESLLSRQSSRVLPRIQSRMSPRSPARSNKSFKKRSSLERPWSYDIDPHLIQSRRKALHHHSGQETSDEIADLYDRITDSRHEMRSHHNQHLENVPSEYRPQHYDQSLEQMESEYRRLSRRQSPNRRSSSSSNRHYMQNPPPPPPHISRDSGIDRKYGSSLIRRLSSKFDQGQYIPPAPPIPPPPPFYSDN
- the LOC143064105 gene encoding uncharacterized protein LOC143064105 isoform X3, with amino-acid sequence MGPWVLKFMIVFSVILLQYVKTDVSSGNGGSLQDTDRIDVNSRHKRSYGRSKFRTGKRRRYDPLGNQQKTRNPLENRLPVEPWYYNTELSGRPLASSNQERRDNNQQQYPLQPEPQENNQQQYPQQPEPQDNRKQFSRESVPPDNNQQQHPRQSELQDNNQQQYTLQPEPQDDRKQHTRESEPPDNRKQHNNRESESLGAIGDPCITKPCANRGTCKWTPGKTPDFKCKCALGYKGKVCQDSVPECESQPCNDKGSCVSTPKGFICLCTDDFHGTYCEDKTMKNKTVLIITPEEFYEAEIGLGIFGGLVVVIIVILVIHFIRVNKRREDMVVQYKRLLLEEETPPPLPPGMLEVSNLLCYEVFCFACPKWSESLTKYASKEGLQKASSKMEEEPLMSRQRFPSIKKSLDSVWRGSYEEQKPKYRTSRDKPQSLVYPKQYSATKPKSFASLPMQMSHLDQQYSWLPKKYDRSAVIVQQPEEIVNIEQVPSQESLLSRQSSRVLPRIQSRMSPRSPARSNKSFKKRSSLERPWSYDIDPHLIQSRRKALHHHSGQETSDEIADLYDRITDSRHEMRSHHNQHLENVPSEYRPQHYDQSLEQMESEYRRLSRRQSPNRRSSSSSNRHYMQNPPPPPPHISRDSGIDRKYGSSLIRRLSSKFDQGQYIPPAPPIPPPPPFYSDN